The following DNA comes from Bacteroidales bacterium.
TCATGTTTGTTATAAGCCTCCATTAAGTCATGTAATACCTGTTCTCCCTTTAATTCACTGCTCAAAGAAAGCGCCGCACGGCGATATTCCGGGTAAGGTGTTTCCAGTGCATCCATTATTGCTTCCAGGGCTTCATTTCGGCTGTAGGTTACCAGTATATTCAGCGCCTGTATGCGGGTGTGAACAAGCTCCCGATCGTCACATGCTTCTATAATGGTGTAGCACAAGGATTCCATGGTTTCCATGTTGCCTTTTACTCCGAGACGACCGGCGTAAGTAAGCAAGGAAGATACTGCGTTATCCGGAGAATAATCAAAATTATTGTTTCGTGCAGCTTCCAGCAACACATCCTTTGCTTCCGGAGAACCCGAACTGGCCAGCGCCCGAAGGGATACTTTCCTGAGATTTCCCGAAGATTCACGGGCCAGATTTTTCATTTCCTCCAAATAATTGTGGGAGTGTAAGTCACCCAGTGCATTGACAACAGCGAGAAGCACGGTTTCATCGGATGATTCCAGTGCCTCACCGAGCGCTTTTTCCGCTTCAGAAGTTCCTGTTTCCGCAAGGGCCATTGCAGCCCGATCGCAAAGCTCAGGATGATCAAGATAGTTGGCCAATATGGGAACAGCCTCATTTCCGCCCACTCTCTCCAGTTGTTCAATTAAAAAATCTTTGATGGCCACGTTGTTTTCTTCTTCCAGGGAGCTGAGCAGAGCGCGGGAAACCATTTCACGATGTTCGCTTCCCTTACCGCCTGTAGCATATCTTGTTACACTACCCAGGGCATACCGTACCAATGAATCGCCTCCCGTTTCCGGTGGTGCCAAAAGCTTTGAAAATTCTACAATCCCTTCTTTCTCCAGTGCGATCATATCCTCCATCAGGGCATCCTTTTCTTCAATGCTGCCGGCGGGCATCTCATTGAGCAGGTCGGCTATTTTGGTTTTCAGCGTTCTTTCATCGTCTATGTCCCGCTCCTGAGTGAGACCATGCTGGGATAAAAGGATGAAAAACAGCAGGCAGATTATATAAAAACGTCTCATAGTTAAAATTTTTTTGATTACAAATGCATTAAATGAACCACGGGGTTCGCATAGATTGATTTATCAGCCGGTTGGCTCCCTCATCACCTATAAACTTTTGCCGCTTGGGATCAAATCTCAAAGTGCGTCCGAGTCTCAGTGCAATCTTGCCCAGGTTCACCAATGTACAGGAACGATGGCCGTTGGCCTCGTTCAATGCGAACTTCTCCCGTGTCTTGACGGCATGGTGAAAATCTCCAATTTGTGGTTGGGGATCGGGCAGAGATGCCACTTTTTTCTCTAAATTGGGGATGTCGGATTTAAATCCTTTGTAAAGCTTTCCTTTCGGCCCTTCAATGAAGGCGGCATCCTGATCCCGGTTTTCTCCATCCAGGATGATCTGACATCCATCCTCATAGGTCATCTCAATTCTTCTCCAGGGCCGGACTGCATCGGGATGCTGCTGTTGTGTGTCCGCTTTGATCAGTACAGGGCTGGTATGATCTTTTTCCAGGATATACTGCACAGGGTCCATGTAATGCTGGCCCATATCTCCCAGTCCGCCGCCATCATAATCCCAGTAGCCACGGAACACATAATGCACCCTGTCGGGGCTGTAAGGCTTATAAGGAGCAGGACCCAGCCAGAAGTCATAGTCCAGTTCTTCGGGAGCAGGTTTATAAGAAGGACTAGTGGTTCCGCTGTGATGAAACTTCCAGTTAAAACCAGTTACTCCGCTGATGGTGACTTTAAGAGGCCAGCCCAATAACCTGTTTTCCACAACTTTTTTGATGGGTTGAACAGTGGTACCGAAACCATAGAATTGGCCGCGGAACCTGAACCAGGTATTCAGGCGGAATATCCGGTCGTTTCGTTGCACAGCCTCCACGATTTTCTGGCCTTCCCCGATGGTTCGGGTCATAGGTTTCTCACACCAAACATCCTTACCTGCATTGGCGGCAT
Coding sequences within:
- a CDS encoding Gfo/Idh/MocA family oxidoreductase, whose amino-acid sequence is MKKKQLNRREFLKTSAASLAGIMFVPRHVLGGRGYTAPSDELTKAIIGVGGMGRNHIDYPGRLLAVCDVDSRHLELALEQAGKGVKGYSDYREVLQRKDIDIVHIATPPHWHGIISVDAANAGKDVWCEKPMTRTIGEGQKIVEAVQRNDRIFRLNTWFRFRGQFYGFGTTVQPIKKVVENRLLGWPLKVTISGVTGFNWKFHHSGTTSPSYKPAPEELDYDFWLGPAPYKPYSPDRVHYVFRGYWDYDGGGLGDMGQHYMDPVQYILEKDHTSPVLIKADTQQQHPDAVRPWRRIEMTYEDGCQIILDGENRDQDAAFIEGPKGKLYKGFKSDIPNLEKKVASLPDPQPQIGDFHHAVKTREKFALNEANGHRSCTLVNLGKIALRLGRTLRFDPKRQKFIGDEGANRLINQSMRTPWFI